One Granulicella sp. 5B5 DNA window includes the following coding sequences:
- a CDS encoding Ku protein, which translates to MPRPFWSGQIQISLVSFGIQLFPAVEARSEIRFHQLSRKTGERIHHQKVAGDPADGDVIEKDDIVKGYEYRKGEYITIEPSEIEHLRIPSRHTLVVSQFVALDDLNPELFEKPYFVVPDGENQTEPFTVIRKALQSTQKAAIGKIAFGGREHLVAIAATPEAKDNTAAGRGMMAYTLRYAEELRDPAEYFSEIKKTTVDADQLSLAKELIQRKASKFAPEKFHDEYESALRELVEAKVNHAPLPKEKAAPRSGKVINLMDALRKSVKSGPLDEEAPARRRSIKKTAKAASKKGPILVKPTSKSVRSRKIA; encoded by the coding sequence ATGCCACGCCCCTTCTGGTCCGGTCAGATACAAATTTCGCTCGTCTCCTTCGGCATCCAGCTCTTTCCTGCCGTGGAGGCCAGGAGCGAGATCCGCTTTCACCAGCTATCCCGCAAAACCGGAGAACGCATCCATCACCAGAAGGTCGCAGGTGACCCTGCTGACGGCGATGTGATCGAGAAGGACGACATCGTCAAAGGGTATGAGTATCGCAAAGGCGAGTACATCACAATCGAGCCTTCCGAGATCGAGCACCTCCGCATTCCCTCGCGACACACCCTCGTCGTATCGCAGTTTGTTGCCCTCGACGACCTCAACCCCGAGCTCTTTGAGAAGCCCTACTTCGTCGTTCCCGATGGCGAGAATCAGACCGAACCTTTCACCGTCATTCGCAAGGCCCTTCAGTCCACCCAGAAAGCGGCTATCGGCAAAATCGCCTTCGGCGGACGCGAGCATCTCGTAGCCATCGCCGCCACCCCTGAAGCGAAAGACAACACGGCTGCCGGTCGCGGCATGATGGCCTACACCCTCCGGTACGCCGAAGAACTCCGCGACCCAGCCGAGTACTTCTCTGAAATCAAAAAGACAACCGTGGATGCCGATCAACTCTCCTTGGCAAAAGAGCTGATACAGCGCAAAGCCTCGAAGTTCGCTCCAGAGAAATTTCACGACGAATACGAATCTGCTCTTAGAGAACTGGTCGAAGCGAAGGTCAACCACGCGCCGCTTCCCAAAGAAAAAGCCGCACCTCGTTCCGGCAAGGTGATCAACCTGATGGACGCACTGCGTAAGAGCGTCAAATCCGGTCCATTGGACGAAGAAGCTCCAGCTCGTAGGCGTTCCATCAAGAAGACTGCAAAGGCCGCCTCAAAGAAGGGTCCGATACTGGTCAAGCCCACATCGAAATCGGTCCGCTCCCGCAAGATTGCCTGA
- the ligD gene encoding non-homologous end-joining DNA ligase, whose protein sequence is MANKKNSSANTKKPTRSAPARSSRQAADAIDRQLARYRSMRDFTVTVEPSGKPVGRKSAAKASSSSLPFLIQKHAASHLHYDFRLGWNGVLKSWACAKGPSYYPGDRRLAVQVEDHPMEYGGFEGIIPAGQYGGGTVMLWDHGTWELQPGHTDVDAGLRDGSLKFTLRGTKMKGNWTLVRMGGKAAAKQPKPNWLLIKEHDSFERPEHDRPITEEAPNSVVTHRSIEQIAASEDHVWNSKDSAKERTQHRKDSPVLPVKARAGKTRSADLSADLAKTPKESLPRFIDPQLATSTTTPPAGSGWIHELKLDGYRIQVHLHDGKATLYTRTGLDWTHRMKTIVKELEKLPAQSALLDGEVVVLRDDGTTSFADLQTAFQDGTKKPLTYFVFDLLHLNGHNLRVLSLLKRKAILATLLRGYNKTVRLSEHLDIDAATFFNKACELHAEGIVCKHADSTYISGRSSSWLKLKCIHEQEFVIAGFTLPSKGHTGIHGIGSLLLGYRDGSGKLIYAGRTGTGFTRKTHSQLRTQLEKLHQSKSSFFDPPAEARKDAIWVKPSLVAQVRFANWTADNLLRQASFQGLREDKPASEVVREEPAPRPASRSLEGTAVNTSKWTQS, encoded by the coding sequence ATGGCCAATAAGAAGAACTCTTCCGCCAATACGAAGAAGCCCACCCGAAGCGCGCCGGCGAGATCGTCCCGGCAAGCTGCGGATGCGATCGACAGGCAGTTGGCACGTTATCGCTCCATGCGCGACTTCACCGTCACGGTCGAGCCAAGTGGAAAACCCGTTGGCAGGAAGTCAGCCGCCAAAGCCTCCAGCAGCAGCCTTCCCTTCCTCATCCAGAAGCATGCGGCGTCGCATCTGCACTATGACTTCCGTCTCGGCTGGAACGGCGTTCTCAAGAGCTGGGCCTGCGCCAAAGGCCCAAGTTACTACCCAGGCGACCGACGGCTCGCCGTTCAGGTGGAAGATCATCCCATGGAATACGGCGGCTTTGAAGGCATCATCCCCGCTGGACAGTATGGCGGAGGCACCGTCATGCTTTGGGACCACGGCACGTGGGAGCTGCAACCCGGGCACACCGACGTAGATGCCGGACTCCGCGATGGCTCGCTGAAGTTCACGCTGCGCGGCACAAAGATGAAGGGCAACTGGACACTCGTCCGCATGGGTGGAAAGGCAGCCGCAAAGCAGCCGAAGCCGAACTGGCTTCTCATCAAAGAACATGACTCGTTTGAACGCCCCGAGCATGACAGACCCATCACCGAAGAGGCTCCCAACTCCGTTGTCACGCATCGCTCGATCGAGCAGATCGCGGCCTCCGAAGATCATGTCTGGAACTCCAAAGACAGCGCAAAGGAACGCACCCAGCATCGCAAAGATTCCCCTGTGTTACCCGTCAAAGCGCGCGCAGGCAAAACACGCTCTGCCGATCTCTCCGCTGATCTGGCGAAGACTCCAAAAGAATCCTTGCCACGCTTCATCGATCCGCAACTCGCCACGAGTACCACAACGCCGCCAGCAGGTTCCGGCTGGATTCACGAACTCAAGCTCGACGGCTACCGCATCCAGGTTCACCTGCACGATGGCAAAGCCACGCTGTACACGCGCACAGGCCTCGATTGGACTCACCGCATGAAGACCATCGTCAAAGAGTTGGAAAAGCTGCCTGCGCAGTCCGCTCTGCTCGACGGCGAAGTCGTCGTTCTTCGCGACGACGGCACCACCAGCTTCGCCGACCTGCAAACCGCATTTCAGGACGGCACCAAGAAGCCACTCACCTACTTCGTCTTCGATCTGCTTCATCTCAACGGTCATAACCTGCGCGTGCTCTCGCTTTTGAAACGCAAGGCCATCCTGGCCACGCTGCTGCGCGGCTACAACAAAACCGTTCGCCTCTCCGAGCACCTTGATATAGACGCCGCCACCTTCTTCAACAAGGCCTGCGAGCTCCATGCAGAAGGCATCGTCTGCAAGCATGCAGATTCGACGTACATCTCCGGTCGGTCTTCTTCATGGCTCAAGCTCAAATGCATCCATGAACAGGAATTCGTCATCGCCGGATTCACGCTTCCATCCAAGGGCCACACCGGCATCCATGGCATCGGCTCTCTTCTGCTCGGTTATCGGGACGGCTCAGGAAAGCTGATCTACGCAGGCCGCACCGGCACCGGCTTCACACGCAAAACGCATAGCCAACTCCGTACGCAGCTTGAAAAACTGCACCAATCGAAATCTTCCTTTTTTGATCCTCCCGCCGAGGCCCGCAAGGATGCCATCTGGGTCAAACCGTCTCTCGTCGCCCAGGTCCGTTTCGCCAATTGGACGGCCGACAATCTCCTCCGCCAGGCCTCCTTCCAGGGCCTCCGCGAGGACAAACCCGCATCCGAGGTAGTCCGCGAAGAACCCGCTCCCAGACCAGCCTCCCGATCTCTGGAAGGGACTGCCGTCAATACCTCAAAGTGGACACAAAGCTAG
- a CDS encoding thioredoxin family protein — MTVHSVVSRQEWMEARVALLAKEKELTRQRDALARERLQLPWECIRAAYVFDTPDGKETLPGLFEGKSQLLVYHFMFGPEWEQGCPSCSMAADTMDANYVHLTQRDVSFVMVSRAPMDKIAAFKKRMGWTVPWVSSYGSEFNDDFGVSFRSDELQGDAYNFGTSAVHADEMPGMSAFYKDERGTVYHTYSGYARSLEGLLGVYAMLDVAPLGRNEEGMVPHPMAWVRHHDRYESAKPAHACCAH, encoded by the coding sequence ATGACAGTACATAGTGTGGTATCGCGACAGGAGTGGATGGAGGCGCGGGTTGCGCTTCTGGCCAAAGAGAAGGAACTGACACGGCAGCGTGATGCACTGGCGCGCGAGCGGCTGCAGTTGCCTTGGGAGTGCATACGGGCGGCGTATGTGTTCGATACGCCGGACGGGAAAGAGACGCTGCCGGGGCTGTTCGAAGGGAAGAGCCAGCTGCTGGTGTATCACTTTATGTTTGGGCCGGAGTGGGAGCAGGGATGCCCGTCGTGCTCGATGGCGGCGGACACGATGGATGCGAACTATGTGCACCTGACGCAGCGCGATGTGAGCTTTGTGATGGTGTCGCGGGCACCGATGGATAAGATCGCTGCGTTCAAGAAGCGGATGGGGTGGACGGTGCCGTGGGTGTCGTCGTATGGGAGTGAGTTCAACGACGACTTTGGTGTATCGTTCCGCAGTGACGAGCTGCAGGGCGACGCGTACAACTTTGGCACGAGCGCGGTCCATGCGGACGAGATGCCGGGGATGAGCGCATTCTACAAGGACGAGCGAGGGACGGTGTATCACACGTACTCGGGGTATGCGCGCTCTCTCGAAGGCCTGTTGGGTGTTTACGCGATGCTGGATGTCGCTCCGCTGGGACGCAATGAAGAGGGGATGGTTCCGCACCCGATGGCATGGGTGAGGCACCATGACCGCTATGAATCGGCGAAGCCTGCGCATGCCTGCTGTGCGCATTGA
- a CDS encoding SRPBCC domain-containing protein, whose product MSATIMEQAVHTLEIVKEEEIAAPIDVVFETILEEMGPRNQGGDKQPMPMKLEAWPGGRWFRDLGNGAGHFWGHVQAIKAPSLLEIWGPLFMSHPAVSNVQYRLKEESGVTLLTFTHRAIGYIAYDPKNEEQWGKIHGGWGGLLERIRMASVRK is encoded by the coding sequence ATGTCAGCAACGATTATGGAACAGGCCGTACACACGCTGGAGATTGTGAAGGAAGAAGAGATCGCGGCGCCGATCGATGTGGTGTTCGAGACGATCCTGGAGGAGATGGGGCCGCGCAACCAGGGCGGAGACAAGCAGCCGATGCCGATGAAGCTGGAGGCGTGGCCAGGTGGGCGGTGGTTTCGCGATCTGGGCAACGGTGCCGGGCACTTCTGGGGCCATGTGCAGGCGATCAAGGCGCCGTCGTTGCTGGAGATATGGGGGCCGCTGTTCATGTCTCATCCAGCGGTTTCGAATGTGCAGTACCGGCTGAAGGAAGAGAGCGGAGTGACGCTGCTGACGTTTACGCACCGCGCGATTGGATACATCGCCTACGACCCGAAGAACGAGGAGCAGTGGGGGAAGATCCATGGTGGGTGGGGCGGACTGTTGGAGAGGATTCGGATGGCGTCCGTGAGGAAGTAG
- a CDS encoding metalloregulator ArsR/SmtB family transcription factor — protein sequence MARTATTADVFNAVAEPRRREIIGLLSDGQEWAVNDVVVRVRMAQPAVSKHLGVLRKVGVVTVVKRGQHRMYKLEAARLKPIHDWVKVFEKYWTDQISRIKERAEQKAMEKIAQENGPRDETK from the coding sequence ATGGCGAGAACGGCAACAACGGCGGACGTCTTCAACGCAGTGGCGGAGCCGCGGCGGCGGGAGATTATCGGGCTGCTGAGCGATGGGCAGGAGTGGGCGGTGAATGACGTGGTGGTGCGGGTGCGGATGGCGCAGCCGGCCGTGTCGAAGCACCTGGGTGTGTTGCGCAAGGTTGGCGTGGTGACGGTGGTGAAGCGGGGGCAGCACCGGATGTACAAGCTGGAGGCGGCGCGGCTGAAGCCGATCCATGACTGGGTGAAGGTGTTCGAGAAGTACTGGACAGACCAGATCAGCCGCATCAAGGAACGGGCCGAGCAGAAGGCGATGGAGAAGATTGCGCAGGAGAATGGGCCGCGCGATGAGACGAAGTGA
- a CDS encoding GNAT family N-acetyltransferase, producing the protein MSLPWRQVGCPDLRAGSLRLVAITAEMLRADEAREWARVEQMVRAKVTAEWPPAEWEPHVYQFILKQQETLPETIGYHRYVVLCDGLGIVRTLVGAVGAHPKGNGEVEIGYSTLPRFQRRGIATAAAKAMVEWLLKREDVTAVVACTFPRVGESIKVMERCGMSYAGDGDEPGTVMYRKSKR; encoded by the coding sequence ATGTCGTTGCCGTGGCGGCAGGTGGGGTGCCCGGACCTGCGGGCCGGGTCGCTGCGGCTGGTCGCAATTACGGCGGAGATGCTGCGCGCGGATGAGGCTCGCGAGTGGGCGCGGGTGGAGCAGATGGTGCGCGCGAAGGTGACGGCGGAGTGGCCTCCGGCAGAGTGGGAGCCGCATGTGTACCAGTTCATTTTGAAGCAGCAGGAGACGCTGCCGGAGACGATTGGATATCACCGCTACGTGGTGCTGTGCGATGGGCTGGGGATTGTGCGGACGCTGGTGGGAGCGGTGGGGGCGCATCCGAAGGGGAATGGCGAGGTGGAGATTGGGTACTCGACGCTGCCGCGGTTTCAGCGGCGCGGGATTGCGACGGCGGCTGCGAAGGCGATGGTGGAGTGGCTGCTGAAGCGTGAGGACGTGACGGCGGTGGTGGCGTGCACGTTTCCGCGGGTGGGGGAGTCGATTAAGGTGATGGAGCGGTGCGGGATGAGCTATGCGGGCGACGGTGACGAGCCTGGCACGGTGATGTATCGCAAGAGCAAACGATAG
- the era gene encoding GTPase Era has product MALRSGFVSIVGRPNAGKSTLLNALLGQKLAIVTHKPQTTRTRIQGVLELPVRKKTKGDPGRPASQVVLVDTPGVHKPETQLDKRMMQEVYDALETRDVVLFLVDVTHRLPEAKKPQTSEEFAEARKVRTLGQHRRQLSKAEDDFALQLVKKLDCPVVLVLNKIDALPKSALLPLIAHWSSLHEFADVIPISAKKKDGLELLLDKVVAQLPEGQRYFPKDQLTDQPERFLAAEVIREKILLLTGEEVPYATAVVIERWEEPVSGPERRGKKGKDGKLPVTKIIAAIYCERKGQKAILIGKQGAMLKQIGTMARKELESLLGTRVFLELFVKVREEWRASRGFVEELDWRRQLEQMAEQQQLGTSLARQRNGGDEE; this is encoded by the coding sequence ATGGCATTGCGTAGTGGGTTTGTATCGATTGTTGGAAGGCCGAATGCTGGCAAGAGTACGCTGCTGAATGCGCTGCTCGGGCAGAAGCTGGCGATTGTGACGCATAAGCCGCAGACGACGCGGACGCGCATTCAGGGCGTGCTGGAGCTGCCGGTGCGCAAGAAGACGAAGGGCGATCCGGGAAGGCCGGCGTCGCAGGTGGTGCTGGTGGATACTCCGGGGGTGCACAAGCCGGAGACGCAGCTGGACAAGCGGATGATGCAGGAGGTCTATGACGCGCTGGAGACGCGCGATGTGGTGCTGTTCCTGGTGGATGTGACGCATCGGCTGCCGGAGGCGAAGAAACCGCAGACGAGCGAAGAGTTTGCGGAGGCGCGGAAGGTTCGGACGCTGGGGCAGCATCGGAGGCAGTTGAGCAAGGCGGAGGACGACTTTGCGTTGCAGCTGGTGAAGAAGCTGGACTGTCCGGTGGTGCTGGTGCTGAACAAGATTGATGCGCTGCCGAAGAGTGCGCTGCTGCCGCTGATTGCGCACTGGAGCAGCCTGCACGAGTTTGCGGATGTGATTCCGATCTCTGCGAAGAAGAAAGATGGGCTGGAACTGCTGCTGGACAAGGTGGTGGCGCAGTTGCCGGAGGGACAGCGGTACTTTCCGAAGGACCAACTGACGGACCAGCCGGAGCGTTTTCTGGCTGCGGAGGTGATTCGCGAGAAGATCCTGCTGCTGACGGGTGAAGAGGTCCCGTATGCTACGGCGGTGGTGATTGAGCGGTGGGAAGAGCCCGTGTCTGGTCCCGAAAGACGGGGGAAGAAGGGCAAGGATGGGAAGCTGCCGGTGACGAAGATCATCGCGGCGATTTATTGCGAGCGCAAGGGGCAGAAGGCGATCCTGATTGGCAAGCAGGGCGCGATGTTGAAGCAGATTGGGACGATGGCTCGTAAGGAGCTGGAGTCGCTGCTGGGGACGCGGGTGTTTCTCGAATTGTTTGTGAAGGTGCGCGAGGAGTGGCGGGCGTCGCGCGGGTTTGTGGAGGAACTGGACTGGCGTCGGCAGCTGGAGCAGATGGCTGAACAACAGCAACTGGGTACGAGCTTGGCGCGGCAGCGTAACGGGGGCGACGAAGAGTGA
- a CDS encoding hemolysin family protein, with product MTGVWGVSVAVLLAVLALAAYVDRIYFEMGKFLSREYTENIEAWEERVEPRLRLSRESAAMSASVLRQMTLIALTFLLAIRLQGQLGHSLEEIARTVFELLLVLVVFDRLLPQIFFTKTKGEWIATIIPMLQVLFYLVLPVTLAISLLLSIAGLAEPEITEPEHPGEAMDALLEAGEEEGVLDEEDRELVRSVVEFGDKVVREVMTPRPDMFAVARTTTLEQFTAEVTAHNFSRVPVYGESMDDITGIAFARDLLGVQDADAGTRTVAELERPALFIPETKKVNELLREMQRQKQHMSIVIDEYGGVAGLVTIEDLLEAIVGNIEDEHDAEAADEVAIAEPEGTWLVPGSFEVARLRELFEASREEEPCMEKSEEDCDEEAEAKEAEEMDQMVSQLLSEHEATTVGGLVSEIAGHIPLAGEVVEEGPLRLEVVASTDRLVERVRVGLRGSLVASESE from the coding sequence GTGACGGGGGTCTGGGGGGTGTCGGTTGCGGTGCTGCTGGCGGTGCTGGCGCTGGCGGCGTATGTGGACCGGATTTATTTTGAGATGGGGAAGTTCCTCTCGCGCGAGTACACGGAGAACATTGAGGCGTGGGAGGAGCGGGTTGAGCCGCGGCTGCGGTTGAGCCGCGAGTCGGCGGCGATGTCGGCGAGCGTGTTGCGGCAGATGACGCTGATTGCGCTGACGTTTCTGCTGGCGATACGGCTGCAGGGGCAGCTAGGACACAGCCTGGAGGAGATTGCACGGACGGTGTTCGAACTGCTGCTGGTTCTGGTGGTGTTCGACCGGCTGCTGCCGCAGATCTTCTTTACGAAGACGAAGGGCGAGTGGATCGCGACAATCATTCCGATGCTGCAGGTGCTGTTTTACCTGGTGCTGCCGGTGACGCTGGCGATCAGTCTGCTGCTGTCGATTGCAGGGCTGGCGGAGCCGGAGATTACGGAGCCGGAGCATCCGGGTGAGGCGATGGATGCGCTGCTGGAGGCCGGCGAAGAAGAGGGCGTGCTGGACGAAGAGGACCGCGAACTGGTGCGGAGCGTGGTGGAGTTCGGCGACAAGGTGGTGCGCGAGGTGATGACTCCTCGGCCGGATATGTTTGCGGTGGCGAGGACGACGACGCTGGAGCAGTTTACGGCGGAGGTGACAGCGCATAACTTCTCGCGCGTGCCGGTGTATGGCGAGAGCATGGACGATATTACGGGCATCGCATTTGCGCGCGACCTGCTGGGGGTGCAGGATGCCGATGCCGGGACGCGCACGGTGGCGGAGCTGGAGCGGCCGGCGCTGTTCATTCCGGAGACGAAGAAGGTGAATGAGCTGCTGCGCGAGATGCAGCGGCAGAAGCAGCATATGAGCATCGTGATTGATGAGTACGGTGGGGTGGCGGGGCTGGTGACGATTGAGGATCTGCTGGAGGCGATCGTCGGCAACATTGAAGACGAGCACGATGCGGAGGCGGCGGACGAGGTCGCCATCGCGGAGCCGGAGGGGACGTGGCTGGTGCCGGGGAGTTTTGAAGTGGCTCGACTGCGAGAGCTGTTTGAGGCCTCGCGCGAGGAGGAGCCCTGCATGGAAAAGTCCGAGGAAGATTGTGATGAAGAGGCCGAGGCGAAAGAGGCTGAGGAGATGGACCAGATGGTGTCGCAACTGCTGAGCGAGCATGAGGCGACGACGGTGGGTGGGCTGGTGAGCGAGATCGCCGGGCATATTCCGCTGGCTGGCGAGGTGGTGGAAGAGGGGCCGCTGCGGCTGGAGGTTGTGGCGTCGACGGACAGGCTGGTGGAGCGGGTGAGGGTGGGGCTGCGAGGGAGTCTGGTGGCGAGTGAAAGCGAGTGA
- the ybeY gene encoding rRNA maturation RNase YbeY — translation MMTLEPPRRMVGPAQGSTDAAGWRALGLSKSGLERFVRVAQDSVGLRGEVDVLLADDRTLRRLNREWRGKDKATDVLSFPAAEEMAGIHAGDLAVSLETAARQAVEQGHALRDEVRVLLLHGLLHLAGMDHESDDGEMASREAELRGELRLKTGLIARVEEGKSKDKGFPAKGAKLAKIRHGSGATAKRRGVVA, via the coding sequence ATGATGACACTTGAGCCTCCGCGACGTATGGTTGGGCCCGCGCAGGGAAGCACGGATGCGGCGGGCTGGCGTGCGCTGGGGCTGTCGAAGAGCGGGCTGGAGCGGTTTGTGCGCGTGGCGCAGGACTCGGTGGGGCTGCGCGGCGAGGTGGATGTGCTGCTGGCGGACGATCGCACGCTGCGGCGGCTGAATCGCGAGTGGCGGGGTAAAGACAAGGCTACGGATGTGTTGAGCTTTCCGGCGGCTGAGGAGATGGCTGGTATTCATGCGGGGGACCTGGCGGTGTCGCTGGAGACAGCGGCGCGGCAGGCTGTTGAGCAGGGACATGCTTTGCGGGATGAGGTAAGGGTGCTGCTGCTGCATGGGTTGCTGCATCTGGCGGGGATGGACCATGAGAGCGACGATGGCGAGATGGCGTCGCGGGAGGCGGAGCTGCGCGGGGAGTTGCGGCTGAAGACGGGGTTGATTGCCCGGGTGGAAGAAGGCAAGAGCAAAGACAAAGGCTTTCCCGCAAAGGGAGCGAAGTTAGCAAAGATTCGCCACGGCAGTGGTGCGACTGCGAAACGGCGGGGGGTGGTGGCGTGA